tttctttttgtagtcctctttcgcctgctttaatctctcttcagctcatgttgcacacacctgagcctGTCTCCATCgttctggttgaggagggtcttgatgttactggtgatcaaggttttgttgtttggaaagcagtgtacagtcctcGCTGGTATtagtgtccatacagaagttaatgtagtcttTGGTACATTCCACCATTCTATCAAGTtcagggtccttgcttttatcataACAATAGTTATTCAAATAGAATGCCTCAGCGTtcaaactaataataaaaataataactaataataaagatttgaataacaaCTGTGTGAATGCCTCAGCATTCATactattaataaaaataaatatgccaACAGGAGTTGCAAAGTTGCTTTTTAGCTGATCCTCCATCAACCTGTTtttgcagccacacacacacacagacacacacatatacacagacaccTCACAGCCCATTTCACCCCTTTTTCAGAGACTGCAATCTAaactaaatgagaaaaaaattagTAAACttttcacagaaaaagacagTTGGGggtttatgtattttaattcattatgaTGCTACATGAACCATGGTGgttgtttaattattttcttccttACTACAGTATGTTAATAACTTTGCCAGTTAtctttttaagtatttttatttttatgtacataCAAAAGAGTATCCAATTACTGTTTGATTACATTGTTGTGTGACTGTATCTTTGCATGTGGTCTGAAGCGTTGATGCCATGTTTTTTCTTCAATGTAGTGTGTATTCACAGGTCAGTCCTCCTCCCAGCCGCCCacatcccctcctctctgctccctcaGGCAACGAAAAATACAGATGgttaatctcttttttttctcctttcttttttttaaacaaccaAGAAGTTTGGTGAGCTGGTCACGTGATAATGGAGATAATACAGCTGTGTTGTCTCTGTTATCTCACAACCACCAGAGCccaacaggaaataaaagaaaaagatgatggaaaaggaacaaaaacacacacaaactgataaACCAGACTCAAGATGGTCCCTTTTGTAAAgacagtatttttttgtttttctattataACTTCAACactcaaacaaaataataataatcaaaataaaccCAGGTAATTTCATGCAGACTGCAGAGTGAACACTTGAATATAGTGCATTTGAATATTATAAACAACAGAAGCATCGTGGCTACATGATAAtataagggaaaaaaagcaaacaactgCTGTAATACACTAAAGGACGCAAATACAACATTGGCCAAAACTATTGTTACATAGTGGATATTGTATATTGAGTTGGTTTTGCATGACAAGTTCACTGGTTTAAGGGGGAAATTTTTCTGGGTCTGTTTTTAGTCTAGTGCCACTCTTCTCTCCTGCAACCTGAGGAAGAAATTGTCAAAGTGTTAACTTGGAAAATCTCATGCCTTGAAATAGACTACAGCTTTGTTTTTGAACTAGATCGCTGTGCAGCATCAATTCTTTATCATAATATTGATTTTACAAGGTTATAATTTTACAAATGGCCCcaaaattgatttattgaattCTGACTTAAATCATTAAGTTTATAATCAAAAACCCCCATTTTTCTGTTGTGCACAGGTAATCTGTTCAGAggacagttttttcttttttttttttacaccaccCATCTTCCTTTGTTCTGAAACAGCCTGTGATTTCGCCGTTTGTGGTCtcctcataaaaacatccacaCGCAGTCACATCAGCCCTCCTGCAGGAGGCAAAatcaacatgacacacacatgcatggctTCTACTGGCTCACATTTTTACCACATACTGTTCAGAAGACAACACACAGGGTCTGAGTCTAGGATAAAAGTCTTTCACCGATCACTTGTGTTCACTTCTCCTTGCAGATTATGAGTAATAAGTGGAAGAGAGATTATCAGGAGAGGAGTGTTATACATTTCTTATAGACAATGTGAGTGAGGAGCTCGAAGGcttaaaaatcaataaagaatCAATGAAAGACTTTCGACATTCAGCCAGCTTGAAGCCACTTCCATACACCACTAACTGTGACCTGTGCAAGTTGGGGAGGATCATTTAGGGAGAAGGGATGGACGGAAAGAACATATCAGAGGTGGTcatcatttcacaaaaaaagaaaaaggcaagaCCTGTGACAAAAACGCTCGCACTCATGGTTTAACTTGGGACCGCCTTCCTTCgttttctttttacacattaaattaTTTTCCATCCAGACAAACCATCATGATATTgccttaaatgttaaaaaaaaaacaaaaaaacaaaacaatagaaaGATAAATCAACATAAACCCAGAAGACATCCCCGTTGCCATCACTGACACGTGTCCTCCCCGAGCACGCCACCCGTCCGTCCGTCTCTGTGctctgtccgtctgtgtctCTACAGGAGCAGCTTGCCAATGATGACTCCAATGACAAAGAACAGCATGCAGAGCGCCAGGACACGGGTGCTTAGGCCTTCATCCCTCACGGCTGAGGTCGCCATGGCGGAGGAGTGAGGAGTAACCATTGACATCACCTTTCTCTTCCGCAGCCCGTCATCCTCCTGAGATGAGGAAAGGGGAGTCAGAGATGCATTCGAAACAGCTCAGCGCACACGCATGcgtgaatgcacacacacatacacagtcaaaTACAGACTTCTATTTATCATGAATATAATGTTTTCAGTGTATTTATGCAAGTAACAAGAAACCCTACAGAAATGGAAGTCACTTAGAAACTGTGTCCTTATTATCAGAGTTTGCTCTGACAACTTTACTTTCCTACTGCAAAATTTCCCACTTCATACACAACTTGGTTCCAgctctttaaaaaatatttgcagatatgccattatagatttttttaacttttaaatagTTATACCACTATCCGCCTAAAGAATCTGGTATAATTATTGCTGCATTCGAGTGCTGTCAGAAAAATCTAATCACACAATCAAATCCCTGACATAAGTACGACACTAATTTGACACCTTccgttttttattttgatatttttaaaagttaaagaatGTCACCTGATATGTGCAGCTTTTAACCTCTAAATCCTCATTTGGAAATAAGTTACCATTCAAGCAATAAGTGAAATGATTTTAGACAAACGTGGGGCAGTTAGTCAGTATTCAGCTTTACTCTCATACAACACAGCACTGGTTTCAGTATCCAAAAAAAATATGTCTCTGGTTTTATGATGGCCAGTCATTTCAATAAAataagttttatatatattttttttttattattcaccCTGTCCACCTTTTTCAAACCAGACACCACATTCAAGAATAAACTCTAtggttgtttctgtctctttgaatGATAGAGGAAGTGCTGGAGTAGAATATACAAGCCTGATAGAAAACGCAGAcagattttctcttttatggGTTCTACAGCGTCTCACCctaatctgtttgttttcttcccgtAGCCTCTGCACCTCCATCTGCAGCCGCTTGCACTCCTCCATTATCTTCTTCACCTCCCCGTCATCCAGTGAAGCGCTGGCTGACTTGGGCAGCGCGGGGTGCTCAGTCTTAACagaggaggtagaggaagaCACAGTTTTGTTGCTTTCACTCTCATGCTGTGGAgagtgagggtggggggggcatTGGGGTGAGAGTAGAGGGACAGGTAGGAAGGGGATGAAGAGACATGCAGAGACATGGCAAGAAGTGAGATGAAagtacaaacaaataaatcataaatgaataaataaaatatgtaatggGTGGCACACAGTGATGTGTTGCTGATGGGTAAGAGAGTGaaaaaatactgaacaaaagggaaaaaataaactCTAAAGAAACATGCAATGTGAATGTTTCCATCTGATAAAATTTTTTAAGACCATATCCAATGGGCCTGAAATGGCTATTTAAATCTCTGAAATATATGGTGCACACGTGGAGGAGTTAGACTTacagttttgtcattttctaaAGGCATCTCAAATGTACATCTCAACTTTGAATCCATCAGCTCTTCAGGTTTCGCCTCTTTCCACTGTGAATGACAAAAAtcaagagggaaagagacagaaagaaaatacagagacAGTTCATAAAGGAACAGCATCTGATCAgattattttatctttctttttatttttttttatttttcagaaaatctTCTGCACAATGGCATTACTTTAGGTTTCTGAAAGATACTGATATATCTCAATAGGACAACTATGAATAACAACATTATAATCCCAAATCATATTTTATGCACAGGTACTCACAACTCCTTCCATATCAGTCATGTCGTATGGAGCCAGCATGGACTGCACCATGAATTTGTGTTTACTCTTTTCATTGGGGTCATAGTCAAAAGGCTGTAGCATAACTGtggacaaaaacaataacagaatgGAAACCCAGATCATTAGGGAAAGGACTAACTTCCTGTGTTGCCCCTTAATTACTACACAACCGGTAAATGAAAAAGGCAAAAGACAAGTAAAGATGTTGGTCAGGTTTGATTTGGGTTGTAGTGTGACCTGCTTACTCCTCATGAACTGACTACTTGTCCTGAAATTATAACTTTCATGGCTGAATGATCATTTACTCAGTCACTGAATCAATGTTAGAAATTCAATTTGTCTGTTTGAGCATGGGATCATTTTAATCCAAACACTGTTGTAACAGAGTTTGGAATAAATCACAACTCAGACTCTTTAGATATTATACAAAAATTATTAACAATGCACCAAAAATCATGTTACATGTTCCTCACACTGATATTAGTTCTTGTACGATAATATAACTCCAATTTTCAAATCTTCAACTTATtttagatttgtgtttttaaataaactgataTATTTACCATTGATATCTGATATCTTTAATTTAACAACCTAACTATACTGCTATCTATCATTTCCAactcttcttttattctttacatGTTTGGAACTAAACAGcgttattataattatttgtttttgtgcaggtTATTATTACACAGCACTTGCAAAGACAGTTAGAGATGTGCCCTCTGATGATTTCCTAACAATATTTCTAACCTCAAGTAGCTGAATGCTGTATCAGTACAATGGCTACTAGAACTGAGGCTACAAAAATTATTTTGGTGCTGGTAGTTCAGTAATCATGAGACTAGATATCATCAAGTATTTTGATGATCAAGATAGCTTGGTATAGCTTTCACACTGAACTTATTTTGCTGGATAAAATTACCATTAACTGCCTCCTTATGCTGGGCCATTACACACAATTGTAGTCAGTTGTTCCTCAGATACTGAATACCTACTCCTAACTTAGACATACTGTCTGAAAGCAACTACAGAAGTGCAACATATACATATCTCATTGTGTCAGTATCACACAGCTGTctgaatgtaatgtgaaaacCACATCGTGGGCTTGAACTTTGATTAGGCCTGTCATCTGTGTTGCAAGAGGATGCAAAAATTTTTTACCAACCAGAAACGTTGATGGAGGTTCCAGCGTCAATGATGCCACTGTTTGGGCGCACACAGTATCTGCGAGGTGCGGTAGTCTTGActttgaaacacacatttctatCTGTGGGGTTGGTGAGCTTCAGAGTGGCAGTAACGACATCTGTAAACGGGCCTGAGGAGGACACGGAGAGCAACAGCACAGTGACTTAAGAACGTATATGTAAATTTACAGCCTGGCTTGGGTTCCATGTTGAAAATCGAAGCTCAGTGGGCACTCAAACATGTCACAGAGACTGGTTTGATGATACACATGGGTCTTCAAGGATGAATATGTGAGTGGATTTTGTGAGGGACTCCACAGAGTCTGCCCTAAACAAtgcaaattaaacattaaaacagtgGCAAGAGCAGCAAAATGTGcaagcatttattttattactcaCACCCCACCCTCAGCCAAAATTTGGATGATATAAAAAACTTATTCAAGGGGCAGTTTTATAACGTGTGCCAAGtgcaaatgttttcttgttgctTGTTGTATCATTTAAATCATCCTCAAACTACCCCTCTTCGGACAGAAATATTCAACTTGTTTTGACAACTAAACACGGGTTATGGAATCGTATGTTGGACA
The genomic region above belongs to Seriola aureovittata isolate HTS-2021-v1 ecotype China chromosome 9, ASM2101889v1, whole genome shotgun sequence and contains:
- the LOC130174926 gene encoding vesicle-associated membrane protein-associated protein B/C-like isoform X2, whose amino-acid sequence is MARPEQVLVLEPQHELKFRGPFTDVVTATLKLTNPTDRNVCFKVKTTAPRRYCVRPNSGIIDAGTSINVSVMLQPFDYDPNEKSKHKFMVQSMLAPYDMTDMEGVWKEAKPEELMDSKLRCTFEMPLENDKTTEHPALPKSASASLDDGEVKKIMEECKRLQMEVQRLREENKQIREDDGLRKRKVMSMVTPHSSAMATSAVRDEGLSTRVLALCMLFFVIGVIIGKLLL
- the LOC130174926 gene encoding vesicle-associated membrane protein-associated protein B/C-like isoform X1, coding for MARPEQVLVLEPQHELKFRGPFTDVVTATLKLTNPTDRNVCFKVKTTAPRRYCVRPNSGIIDAGTSINVSVMLQPFDYDPNEKSKHKFMVQSMLAPYDMTDMEGVWKEAKPEELMDSKLRCTFEMPLENDKTHESESNKTVSSSTSSVKTEHPALPKSASASLDDGEVKKIMEECKRLQMEVQRLREENKQIREDDGLRKRKVMSMVTPHSSAMATSAVRDEGLSTRVLALCMLFFVIGVIIGKLLL